The following proteins come from a genomic window of Nostoc sp. ATCC 53789:
- a CDS encoding type I polyketide synthase, whose protein sequence is MSNTSDINQLSPLQRSVLALKEMRAKLDAVENAKTEPIAIIGMNCRFPGGADYPEKFWELLHNGVDTITEVPADRWDVDEYYNANPNTLGKIYTRYGGFIKQVDQFDPHFFGLSPLEAASMDPQHRLLLEVGWEAVENAGQSPEELNGSQTGVFMGLFMEDYSRFNLYSGDHNRIDAYSSLGNARSIAIGRLAYVLGLQGPVMQLDTACSSSLLAVHLACQSLRSGECNMALAGGVNLILAPEASIGLSRMRALAPDGRCKTFDAKADGYVRGEGCGIVVLKRLSDAIANNDNILAVVRGSAVNHDGASSGLTVPNGLAQEKLINQALTNAKVAPEQISYVETHGTGTSLGDPIEVRALGSVLCQGRSPEQPLLIGSVKTQLGHLESAAGVASLMKVVLALQNAEIPPHLHLQQPSPHIPWDKLAVAVPTKPTPWPAVNGKRLAGVSSFGMSGTNAHLIIEEAPKLKLEPPKTERPLHLLSLSAKTEAALLAMASRYESFLTSHPETSLADICFTANTGRSHFEHRLAVVAASNTDLREQLTAFASQKQTSTLVSGQAQKKRSKVVFMFTGQGSQYVEMGRQLYETQPTFRKTLDRCDEILRPYLQQPLLSVLYPTSDVASPLNETAYTQPALFALEYSLAEMWKSWGIVPDAVMGHSVGEYVAACVAGVFSLEDGLKLIAERGRLIQSLPQNGMMAAVFTNEARMNGILATYTGQVAIAGINGPENIVISGAREAVQAVLKELATQGINAQPLQVSHAFHSPLMASILDPFEQIASSVQFQAPRIPLISNLTGQILKYQEIPNATYWRQHLREGVRFYAGIKTLHEQGYEIFLEMGPSTTLVGMGKRCLPEGTGTWLTSLKKGQPDWSQLLASLSELYIRGIKINWTAFDQGYQRRRLALPTYPFQRQRYWVENPPSLPGENSKPLSLQEKSLPAIPQVKALPRIPLAVPSNWFHSWQWTPEVSSQSQDIPSGAILIFSDRHQVGENLEKLFDSKKYTTYIVTPGESFTQTAQHFTINPASVADYEQLIKNIKADGVTVTAAVHLWNYSLWATSPGQLLENDRLLNERVYSLLFLTQALVKHYPASPLNFLVVTQGAYPISPNDSLHAVHQSMAGVLAQVVAQENPQIQAKVVDFNQDVYLPEKLADILFQEMKAAPTGEGIVAIRNGQRLSRTLEKINVSTDNNSLPLSPGETWLITGGTSAVGTEIALALVRQVPINLVLTGRHPLPPKQEWQSASHDSSTQQRIQAIEQLEQLGATVMYQAVDVTDALGMKQLIENIKSRFGNLDGVIHAAGAVDHSTFKLLQKQPASITKVLAPKVQGTIILDAVTRNEPLKYFVLLSSVSASKAEWGTGMGDYAAANTFLDSYAVYRTQHGGQGRSLALNYSLWSDRGMGALLGASTLLMVKSKGLNPLEPEPAANAFIKALSLDASGVIHIIDLIAQATPEIAPKSSASQPQTKSRNLRQLVREVLLQHLRIPEAQVEGHKTFQEMGLDSVGTVEVVQHLGTTLGEELFPTLLFEYQTPDDLVDYLQSKYGYSVKTSTSAIAPEETSSPEAEKSAPPNVATQEKYQDVPEQDIAIIGMACKIPGADNLEQYWDLLNAGRSVIQDVPQDRWFNQHYFEAKGNSPQAKISKRGCFVNSPFDFDPMFFGISPKEATAMDPQQRLFLELSMQALQQAGYGGKYRPDNIGVFVGCGQNTYIEHFTNYQYYEELRQRLQESSWFDHLPAEDRQHLLKTLSQVLQPSEILPESAAGNEVNELAARVSHCLNLKGPSMAVSTACSSSLVALHIACESLRSGQTGMAIVGGVNLNLSPSPFTFLRKAQALSVSGTCYPFDRRANGIVLGEGAGVLIIKPLKQALADGDLIHAVIKGSAVNNDGHSQGITAPNPKGQAEAIRQAYNSCGVDPRTISYIETHGTGTLLGDPVEVEGMTQAFRSFTDEKGFCTIGSVKSSIGHLLSASGIVSLIKVVLAMQHGKIPQTVGFEEPNPHINFADTPFAVAGKSIPWSPNGNPLRAGVNGFGFGGTNCHVILEESPLAANLQSQVTSSAPDLLCLTARNQQALQEVARQLREHIIHHPEQESSQICFTQNNAQKELPYKAALVVNDRQHLLNYLEAICSAQTPAGIYTGRANPQRTTPFHLVLDGTSAIAPAEVETLGKRFPQFQVAYNSVRAGLNEMSEQAHIFAVQYAWGRLLMSLELQPTSLLVEKTGILVGATLRGMLTLEQAITLLLQIEGQKGLIAHNVSAKERLASTWTCPLVTSQGIFSHSDTISTAQLVAPVQVSEQLNVDVCQDVISKESVYLHLGDSLALKEKLASLDELGVWIYLDKGQPVVGRVLTSLARSYVAGVRFNSIPLFPQGLRRVLLPTYPFERKTYRVSLVDSTQENQATSIPAAELLPPRLDNQHQSNAKVLETHPVTVAQTRLLPIEQLSPLTDSQRQSSYAKLAEDLKIVDNSQQPRLLPIEKPSPLTDSQRHSSYTKLAEDLKIVDNSQQPRHPIAVAQTRLLPMEQLSPLTDSQRQSSYIKLAQDLQRFGK, encoded by the coding sequence ATGAGTAACACTTCAGACATCAACCAATTATCTCCATTACAACGTTCAGTTTTAGCCTTAAAAGAAATGCGTGCCAAATTGGACGCAGTGGAGAACGCCAAGACAGAACCAATCGCCATTATTGGGATGAACTGTCGCTTTCCTGGGGGAGCCGACTACCCTGAGAAATTCTGGGAATTACTCCACAATGGGGTAGACACTATCACTGAAGTTCCGGCTGACAGATGGGACGTAGATGAGTATTACAATGCAAATCCCAACACTCTGGGAAAAATTTACACCCGCTATGGTGGGTTTATTAAACAGGTAGATCAATTTGATCCCCATTTCTTTGGACTTTCCCCTCTAGAAGCAGCCAGCATGGATCCCCAACATCGGCTACTTTTGGAGGTAGGCTGGGAAGCCGTCGAAAACGCCGGACAATCCCCAGAGGAATTAAACGGCAGCCAGACGGGAGTCTTTATGGGACTCTTTATGGAAGATTATTCCCGATTTAACCTATATTCTGGCGATCATAACCGCATTGATGCTTACAGCAGTTTAGGAAATGCTCGGAGTATTGCCATCGGTCGCCTAGCTTATGTCCTGGGCTTGCAAGGGCCTGTGATGCAATTAGACACGGCTTGTTCTTCTTCATTGCTAGCGGTTCACCTGGCGTGTCAGAGCTTGCGTTCAGGTGAGTGCAATATGGCTTTAGCTGGTGGAGTCAATTTGATATTAGCACCGGAAGCCTCTATTGGTCTGAGTAGAATGAGGGCGCTGGCTCCAGATGGTCGTTGTAAGACCTTTGATGCCAAAGCCGATGGTTATGTACGTGGAGAAGGCTGCGGCATAGTTGTACTCAAGCGTTTATCAGATGCGATCGCTAACAATGATAATATCTTGGCTGTGGTACGAGGCTCGGCAGTTAATCACGATGGTGCTAGCAGTGGTCTGACAGTACCCAATGGGCTAGCTCAGGAGAAATTGATTAATCAGGCACTCACCAACGCTAAGGTAGCACCAGAACAAATTAGTTATGTAGAAACCCACGGTACAGGCACATCTTTGGGAGATCCCATTGAAGTGAGAGCTTTAGGCTCAGTGTTGTGTCAAGGACGTTCTCCAGAGCAACCATTGCTGATTGGTTCCGTGAAAACTCAGTTGGGTCATTTAGAATCAGCTGCGGGAGTTGCCAGTTTAATGAAAGTGGTGCTGGCTTTACAAAACGCAGAGATACCGCCACATCTGCATTTACAACAGCCCAGCCCTCATATTCCTTGGGACAAACTTGCGGTGGCTGTGCCAACTAAGCCAACTCCATGGCCAGCAGTCAACGGGAAACGCTTGGCTGGGGTTAGTTCTTTTGGCATGAGTGGCACTAATGCCCATCTGATTATCGAAGAAGCACCAAAATTGAAATTAGAGCCGCCGAAAACTGAGCGCCCACTCCATCTGCTGAGTTTATCGGCCAAAACTGAGGCAGCACTACTAGCAATGGCTAGTCGCTATGAATCTTTTTTAACATCCCATCCAGAAACATCTTTAGCAGATATTTGTTTTACAGCCAACACTGGGCGATCGCATTTTGAACACCGTCTTGCTGTTGTCGCTGCATCTAACACAGACTTGCGCGAACAACTAACAGCTTTCGCTAGCCAAAAGCAGACCAGTACATTAGTCAGTGGTCAAGCACAGAAGAAGCGTTCCAAAGTAGTGTTCATGTTTACAGGGCAAGGTTCTCAGTATGTAGAGATGGGACGACAACTCTACGAAACCCAGCCGACGTTCCGCAAGACTTTAGACCGATGCGACGAAATTTTGCGTCCCTATCTTCAGCAACCTTTGTTGTCAGTACTTTACCCCACATCGGATGTTGCTTCCCCATTGAATGAAACAGCATATACTCAACCAGCACTGTTTGCTTTAGAGTACTCCTTAGCTGAAATGTGGAAATCTTGGGGAATTGTACCAGATGCCGTTATGGGTCACAGCGTGGGTGAATATGTAGCCGCTTGTGTTGCTGGAGTGTTCAGCTTGGAAGATGGGCTGAAATTAATCGCCGAGCGGGGGCGTTTAATTCAATCTCTACCCCAAAATGGCATGATGGCGGCAGTGTTCACCAATGAAGCACGGATGAATGGCATTTTAGCTACTTACACTGGGCAAGTGGCAATTGCTGGGATTAATGGCCCAGAAAATATCGTTATTTCTGGAGCCAGAGAAGCTGTCCAAGCCGTGCTGAAAGAATTGGCAACTCAAGGAATTAACGCCCAACCATTGCAGGTTTCTCACGCTTTCCACTCCCCTTTAATGGCTAGCATCCTCGATCCCTTTGAGCAGATAGCTAGCTCGGTGCAGTTTCAAGCGCCGCGTATTCCCCTAATCTCAAATTTGACTGGACAAATACTTAAATACCAAGAAATTCCCAATGCAACTTACTGGCGACAGCATTTGAGAGAAGGAGTAAGATTTTATGCCGGCATCAAGACGCTACATGAACAAGGGTATGAAATCTTTCTAGAAATGGGGCCGAGTACCACATTAGTAGGCATGGGTAAAAGATGCTTGCCAGAAGGTACAGGCACTTGGCTAACTTCTCTGAAAAAAGGACAACCAGATTGGTCACAATTGCTTGCTAGTTTAAGTGAGTTGTACATCAGGGGTATAAAAATCAATTGGACTGCATTTGACCAAGGTTATCAGCGTCGCCGCCTGGCACTACCAACCTACCCATTTCAACGCCAACGCTACTGGGTGGAAAACCCCCCTTCCCTACCAGGGGAGAATTCAAAACCTCTCTCCTTACAGGAGAAAAGTCTGCCAGCTATTCCCCAAGTCAAAGCTTTGCCAAGAATTCCTCTGGCTGTACCATCGAATTGGTTTCATAGTTGGCAATGGACTCCAGAGGTGTCAAGCCAATCTCAAGATATTCCTTCAGGGGCAATTTTGATCTTTAGCGATCGCCACCAAGTAGGAGAAAATTTAGAAAAGCTGTTCGACTCTAAAAAGTACACGACATATATTGTCACCCCAGGGGAGAGCTTCACCCAAACAGCACAACATTTCACTATTAATCCGGCATCCGTTGCAGACTACGAACAGCTAATTAAAAATATCAAAGCAGACGGTGTTACAGTCACCGCAGCCGTACATCTGTGGAACTATAGTTTGTGGGCAACATCCCCAGGACAATTACTAGAAAATGACCGCCTGCTCAATGAACGCGTTTACAGTCTTTTGTTTTTGACACAGGCGCTAGTCAAACATTACCCAGCCTCTCCCCTCAATTTCTTAGTGGTAACTCAAGGTGCTTATCCAATATCTCCAAATGATTCCCTACACGCTGTACATCAATCTATGGCAGGTGTACTGGCGCAGGTGGTGGCACAAGAAAATCCTCAGATTCAAGCCAAAGTCGTAGATTTTAACCAAGATGTTTATCTGCCAGAAAAATTAGCCGATATTTTGTTCCAGGAAATGAAGGCAGCCCCTACTGGTGAAGGTATTGTTGCTATCCGTAATGGTCAACGGTTGAGTCGTACCCTGGAAAAAATTAATGTCTCTACAGATAACAATTCTCTACCTTTGTCGCCTGGAGAAACCTGGTTGATTACTGGTGGTACAAGTGCTGTCGGGACAGAAATAGCCTTAGCTTTGGTTCGACAAGTACCCATCAATTTGGTGTTAACAGGTCGCCATCCCCTCCCCCCCAAACAAGAATGGCAATCCGCTAGTCATGATTCCTCAACGCAGCAACGTATCCAAGCAATTGAGCAACTAGAGCAACTCGGAGCCACAGTTATGTATCAGGCTGTGGATGTGACAGATGCCTTGGGGATGAAGCAATTAATTGAGAACATCAAATCTCGCTTTGGTAATCTGGATGGAGTCATCCATGCGGCGGGTGCAGTTGACCACAGCACATTTAAACTACTGCAAAAACAACCTGCCTCAATCACCAAAGTTTTAGCCCCGAAAGTCCAGGGAACCATCATCCTCGATGCTGTTACCCGCAACGAACCCCTAAAATATTTTGTGTTGTTGTCCTCGGTTTCCGCTTCCAAAGCCGAATGGGGAACCGGCATGGGCGATTATGCCGCAGCCAACACTTTTCTCGATAGTTATGCTGTCTACCGGACACAGCATGGCGGTCAAGGACGCTCCTTAGCTCTGAATTATTCTCTATGGAGCGATCGCGGTATGGGCGCTCTTTTAGGAGCATCAACTTTATTAATGGTAAAATCCAAAGGTTTAAATCCTCTGGAACCAGAGCCAGCCGCTAATGCTTTTATTAAAGCTCTATCTTTGGATGCTTCTGGTGTCATTCACATCATTGACTTAATTGCTCAAGCCACCCCAGAAATAGCACCAAAATCCTCCGCAAGCCAACCACAAACTAAATCTCGCAATCTGCGACAGCTTGTCCGAGAAGTTTTACTGCAACATTTACGTATTCCGGAAGCACAGGTGGAAGGACACAAAACTTTCCAAGAAATGGGGTTAGATTCTGTTGGGACTGTAGAAGTTGTCCAACATTTAGGGACAACTTTAGGCGAGGAATTATTTCCGACTTTACTGTTTGAATATCAAACACCAGATGACCTGGTAGATTATTTACAAAGCAAGTACGGTTATTCTGTGAAGACTAGCACGAGCGCGATCGCTCCAGAAGAAACATCTAGCCCGGAAGCAGAAAAATCAGCGCCCCCAAATGTCGCCACCCAGGAAAAATACCAAGATGTTCCTGAACAAGACATTGCTATCATCGGCATGGCTTGTAAAATACCAGGAGCTGATAACTTAGAACAGTATTGGGATTTACTCAATGCAGGCCGCTCCGTCATTCAAGATGTGCCTCAAGACCGTTGGTTCAACCAACACTACTTTGAAGCCAAAGGAAACTCTCCGCAAGCAAAAATATCCAAACGTGGATGCTTTGTAAACAGTCCCTTCGACTTTGACCCGATGTTCTTTGGCATCTCCCCCAAGGAAGCTACGGCAATGGACCCACAACAGAGGTTGTTCCTAGAGCTTTCTATGCAGGCCTTACAACAGGCAGGCTACGGCGGTAAATATCGCCCAGACAATATCGGTGTGTTTGTTGGTTGTGGACAAAATACTTACATCGAACACTTCACCAATTATCAGTATTACGAGGAATTACGTCAGCGTTTGCAAGAGAGTTCTTGGTTTGATCACCTTCCTGCTGAGGATCGTCAGCATTTGCTCAAGACGCTCTCCCAAGTACTGCAACCAAGTGAAATTCTCCCTGAGTCAGCAGCAGGTAACGAGGTCAACGAATTAGCGGCACGAGTTAGCCATTGCCTAAACCTCAAGGGGCCAAGTATGGCAGTTAGCACAGCTTGTTCTTCTTCTCTGGTGGCATTACATATTGCTTGCGAAAGCCTGCGTTCTGGTCAAACTGGCATGGCAATAGTCGGCGGGGTTAATTTAAATCTCAGTCCTAGTCCCTTCACTTTTTTACGGAAGGCACAGGCTCTTTCTGTAAGTGGAACCTGTTATCCCTTTGACCGCCGTGCTAATGGCATTGTTTTAGGAGAAGGTGCAGGTGTATTAATTATCAAACCACTCAAGCAGGCTTTGGCTGACGGGGATTTGATTCATGCTGTAATTAAAGGTTCCGCAGTTAATAATGACGGTCATTCTCAAGGGATAACTGCTCCCAATCCCAAAGGTCAAGCGGAAGCTATCCGCCAAGCCTACAACAGTTGTGGCGTAGACCCCCGGACTATCTCCTACATTGAAACCCACGGTACAGGTACTCTCCTGGGCGATCCAGTAGAAGTAGAGGGGATGACACAAGCTTTCCGTAGCTTTACTGATGAAAAGGGATTCTGTACTATTGGTTCGGTTAAATCCTCCATTGGTCATTTGCTGTCTGCTTCCGGGATTGTCAGCCTGATCAAAGTGGTACTGGCCATGCAGCACGGCAAAATTCCCCAAACTGTAGGTTTTGAGGAGCCTAATCCCCATATCAATTTTGCAGACACACCTTTTGCTGTGGCGGGTAAGAGTATACCCTGGTCGCCTAATGGCAACCCATTACGTGCAGGTGTGAATGGATTTGGATTTGGTGGTACAAATTGTCACGTTATTCTTGAGGAATCCCCACTAGCAGCTAATTTACAGTCCCAGGTCACAAGTTCTGCTCCTGATTTGTTATGTCTGACTGCACGGAATCAACAAGCACTGCAAGAAGTAGCTAGACAACTACGCGAACACATCATTCATCATCCTGAACAAGAATCTTCCCAAATCTGTTTTACTCAAAATAATGCCCAGAAGGAATTACCTTATAAGGCAGCTTTAGTAGTCAATGACCGCCAACATCTGCTCAATTACCTGGAGGCTATCTGTTCAGCACAAACACCAGCAGGTATATATACAGGTCGAGCTAACCCCCAGCGTACAACACCGTTTCATTTAGTATTAGATGGAACTAGTGCGATCGCTCCCGCAGAAGTAGAAACTTTAGGCAAACGTTTCCCTCAATTCCAAGTAGCTTACAATAGCGTGCGTGCCGGATTAAATGAAATGAGCGAACAGGCACATATATTTGCGGTGCAGTACGCTTGGGGACGCTTGTTGATGTCTTTGGAATTACAACCCACTAGTTTATTAGTAGAAAAAACCGGTATCCTAGTAGGAGCTACGCTGCGGGGAATGTTGACACTAGAGCAAGCGATCACTTTGCTCCTACAAATAGAAGGACAAAAAGGTCTTATTGCTCATAATGTGTCCGCAAAAGAACGGTTAGCATCAACCTGGACTTGCCCATTAGTGACTTCACAAGGAATTTTCAGCCATTCTGACACAATTTCCACGGCTCAACTGGTAGCCCCGGTGCAAGTATCTGAACAGTTAAATGTAGATGTGTGTCAAGATGTCATCTCCAAAGAAAGTGTTTACCTACACTTAGGAGATTCATTAGCTCTCAAAGAAAAATTAGCAAGTTTGGATGAACTGGGAGTCTGGATATATCTAGACAAAGGACAACCAGTGGTGGGACGTGTGTTGACAAGTCTGGCCAGGTCTTATGTAGCCGGGGTGAGGTTTAATAGCATACCCTTATTTCCTCAAGGTCTACGTCGGGTGCTGCTGCCTACTTATCCTTTCGAGCGTAAAACCTACAGAGTATCATTAGTTGATAGCACTCAGGAAAATCAAGCAACCTCTATACCTGCGGCTGAATTATTACCACCACGCCTAGACAATCAGCATCAGTCAAATGCCAAAGTTTTGGAAACCCATCCAGTAACAGTAGCCCAAACTCGACTATTGCCTATAGAACAACTATCTCCACTCACAGACAGTCAACGCCAGTCAAGTTACGCTAAGTTGGCTGAGGACTTGAAGATTGTGGACAATAGCCAACAGCCACGACTATTGCCCATAGAAAAACCATCCCCACTCACAGACAGTCAACGCCATTCAAGCTACACCAAGCTGGCTGAGGATTTGAAGATTGTGGACAATAGCCAACAGCCAAGGCATCCGATAGCAGTAGCCCAAACTCGACTGTTGCCAATGGAACAATTGTCTCCACTCACGGACAGCCAACGCCAGTCAAGTTACATCAAGCTGGCTCAGGATTTGCAGAGATTTGGTAAATAG